The Thermoplasmata archaeon genome window below encodes:
- a CDS encoding enoyl-CoA hydratase-related protein translates to MEIPSVRPPAVIAVIGAGNMGSGIAQTCAQSGFTVRVRDVDAPMLERGRGLIEKMLAGAIQRKKLTPARREEILGRISFTTDLRAAVDGAALVIEAVFEDRGVKAKLLGELGPLVTAQALVATNTSSLSVTELSRGSPHPERFAGLHFFFPAAINKLLEVIGGESTDPGVLDALEQFAYLTRKVPIRVADRAGFAVNRYFVPYLNEAARLAEEGVASLATIEEVGRELFGATLGPFELMNVTGIPIAAHSQESLHAAFGAAYAPSRRLEEQLRSGTPWAWKETAVEPQHKTAARERFLGLTIGIATRLVEEAVATPEATDRGATVGLRRAWGPFAQLSSIGIPEGLRLVEQYAKRWGDAFPISAELRRRAAAGDTRWPMRYVRVEHRGPVAWVLLDRPEVLNSLNSDLLEQIERAFHGLESDPKVRAVVLAGSSPVFAAGADIAEMERKSLSEGVEFGYIGQRAARRVEAFPGPVIALVEGYALGGGLELALAADFIVAAQGAQLGLPEVTVGIHPGMGGASRLTRLIGRAKTKWLIYTGIPVGAEEALRLGFVAQVYPADTAREETQKLAETIASRAPLGVRWIKRVIDDGMDAPLSAALYLEGQSAGHTFGTRDRTEGMRAFLERRPPKFEGK, encoded by the coding sequence ATGGAGATCCCATCGGTCCGACCGCCCGCGGTGATCGCCGTCATCGGCGCCGGCAACATGGGCAGCGGGATCGCGCAAACGTGCGCCCAATCCGGTTTCACGGTCCGGGTTCGGGACGTCGATGCGCCGATGCTCGAGCGCGGCCGCGGCCTCATCGAGAAGATGCTCGCGGGCGCGATCCAACGCAAGAAGCTAACGCCGGCCCGGCGCGAGGAGATCCTCGGCCGCATCTCGTTCACGACCGATCTTCGTGCCGCGGTCGACGGGGCCGCCCTCGTGATCGAGGCCGTGTTCGAGGACCGAGGGGTCAAGGCGAAGCTCCTCGGCGAGCTCGGTCCGCTCGTAACGGCCCAGGCGCTCGTCGCGACGAACACCTCCTCGCTCTCCGTGACCGAGCTCTCCCGGGGCTCCCCGCACCCGGAGCGCTTCGCGGGCCTGCACTTCTTCTTCCCCGCCGCAATCAACAAGCTCCTCGAGGTGATCGGTGGGGAGTCCACCGACCCCGGGGTCCTGGACGCGCTCGAGCAGTTCGCCTACCTCACGCGCAAGGTGCCGATCCGCGTCGCGGACCGAGCCGGCTTCGCGGTCAACCGCTACTTCGTCCCGTACCTGAACGAGGCCGCGCGTCTCGCGGAAGAGGGCGTGGCGAGCCTCGCGACGATCGAAGAGGTCGGGCGCGAGCTGTTCGGGGCCACCCTCGGCCCTTTCGAGCTGATGAACGTGACCGGGATCCCGATCGCGGCGCATTCGCAAGAGTCGCTGCACGCCGCCTTCGGAGCGGCCTACGCGCCGTCCCGTCGCCTCGAGGAGCAGCTCCGCTCGGGCACGCCCTGGGCGTGGAAGGAGACGGCGGTCGAGCCTCAGCACAAGACCGCAGCACGCGAGCGCTTCCTCGGCCTGACGATAGGGATCGCGACCCGGCTCGTCGAGGAGGCCGTCGCCACGCCCGAGGCGACCGATCGAGGCGCGACGGTCGGACTGCGTCGGGCCTGGGGACCGTTCGCCCAGCTCTCGTCGATCGGCATCCCCGAGGGACTGCGCCTGGTCGAGCAGTATGCAAAGCGGTGGGGCGACGCCTTCCCGATCTCTGCGGAACTGCGACGGCGGGCCGCGGCGGGCGATACTCGCTGGCCGATGCGCTACGTACGGGTCGAACATCGTGGTCCGGTCGCATGGGTCCTGCTCGACCGACCGGAGGTGCTCAACTCCCTCAACTCCGATCTCCTGGAGCAGATCGAACGTGCGTTCCACGGCCTCGAGTCCGATCCGAAGGTCCGGGCGGTCGTCCTCGCCGGCTCCTCCCCAGTGTTCGCGGCCGGTGCGGACATCGCCGAGATGGAGCGCAAGAGCCTCTCCGAGGGCGTCGAGTTCGGCTACATCGGTCAGCGCGCCGCGCGCCGTGTCGAAGCGTTCCCGGGGCCCGTGATCGCGCTGGTCGAGGGATACGCGCTCGGGGGGGGTCTCGAGCTCGCGCTGGCAGCCGACTTCATCGTCGCGGCGCAAGGTGCCCAGCTTGGGCTTCCCGAGGTGACGGTCGGGATCCACCCCGGCATGGGGGGAGCCTCGCGACTCACCCGTCTCATCGGCAGGGCGAAGACCAAGTGGCTGATCTACACGGGGATTCCCGTGGGGGCGGAGGAAGCCCTTCGCCTCGGCTTCGTCGCGCAGGTCTATCCCGCGGACACGGCCCGGGAGGAGACCCAGAAGCTCGCCGAGACGATCGCGAGCCGCGCACCGCTCGGGGTGCGTTGGATCAAACGAGTGATCGACGATGGCATGGACGCACCGCTCTCCGCGGCCCTCTACCTCGAGGGCCAATCGGCCGGCCACACGTTCGGCACGCGCGACCGCACCGAAGGGATGCGTGCGTTCCTGGAGCGGCGCCCCCCCAAATTCGAGGGCAAGTGA
- a CDS encoding GNAT family N-acetyltransferase, translated as MATLEDERAADAALETEAQLVLTLGGYALELAGARLVTNEHVAVPRFNFVQELGIARERQTAFFERALDHYFQRALRPTFRVPVPVPAYLDTNLRRLGFQARPEPLTVLVGEPRATRASRGPTRVRIAKESELDRVAAFWTSERERPEFAAALSVAIHHPNPHERLVPVLAELSGAPVGAALLYRYRNMAGIFGVTTQPEARGRGVASDLTGWVVAEEIAGPGCPYFVLADSARLEERLVTLGFHPVRTFREYELASEISLALPSPGAPGTPRWRPPRAPPTVTRSDGAGSRA; from the coding sequence ATGGCCACCTTAGAGGACGAGCGGGCAGCGGACGCCGCGCTCGAGACCGAAGCGCAGCTCGTCTTGACGCTGGGGGGATACGCGCTCGAGCTCGCCGGTGCCCGGCTCGTCACGAACGAGCACGTAGCCGTCCCCCGGTTCAACTTCGTGCAGGAGCTCGGCATCGCACGGGAGCGCCAGACGGCGTTCTTCGAGCGCGCGCTGGATCACTACTTCCAGCGCGCCCTCCGTCCGACCTTCCGCGTCCCCGTTCCCGTCCCCGCGTACCTGGACACCAACCTGCGCCGGCTCGGGTTCCAAGCCCGGCCCGAGCCCCTGACGGTCCTCGTGGGGGAGCCCCGGGCAACGCGCGCGAGTCGAGGACCGACCCGGGTGCGGATCGCGAAGGAGTCCGAACTCGACCGGGTGGCCGCGTTCTGGACCTCCGAGCGAGAGCGACCCGAGTTCGCCGCGGCCCTATCGGTCGCGATCCACCACCCGAACCCGCACGAGCGCCTGGTTCCGGTCCTGGCCGAGCTCTCCGGCGCGCCGGTCGGCGCCGCCCTCCTCTATCGCTACCGGAACATGGCCGGGATCTTCGGGGTCACGACGCAGCCCGAGGCACGGGGACGTGGCGTGGCCAGCGATCTCACCGGCTGGGTCGTGGCGGAGGAAATCGCCGGGCCTGGCTGCCCGTACTTCGTCCTCGCCGATTCCGCCCGACTGGAAGAGCGGCTCGTGACCCTCGGTTTCCATCCCGTTCGCACCTTCCGCGAGTACGAGCTCGCGTCGGAGATCTCCCTCGCATTGCCCTCCCCCGGGGCTCCCGGAACTCCTCGATGGAGGCCCCCGCGTGCTCCGCCAACGGTCACTCGTTCGGACGGCGCAGGCTCTCGAGCTTGA